The region CATCTGATCTCAGGACAGCTGTCTCCTAAAGAATCTGTGGACAAATATCTTAGtgaaaatgaggaggaggaggaagagtcgTATTTCTTTCCTCAACTTCTTCACATCCTGAGCAGAAACtctggaagaggaaaaaaacttcTTGAGACTGGATTAGATGAATCATGGACTTGGACAGACCCCATTAACGTCTGTGAGTGTGAGGACGCAGGGACATGTGGTACATTTTCTTTGGACATCCTGTCAGACAGTCAGACCTGCTTCTGAGatgacttggtttcagggttctgtctgtttccatatgtcctccagctcctcgtCCACTTCATCAAACAGCCAGCAACCAGGACTCAGAGGATCTGTGTTTTCATTGCACTCTGCTTCCTGCCTGGACTTTGAAACAGGAGAACAGATACAGCAGCTTTCAGCGAGACAGTCCACCACCCGACCAGACCACCTCAAACCAGGATTCAGAGACGTGGAACCTGACGGCTGTGTGGGGACGAGGACATGGTCTGTGACTGGCTGATAAATGTGACCTCTGAGGTCACATGTCTTGGTGTGGACACTTAAACAATGGTGCTGATGGTAGGCCGGTTCAGGATCTGCCAAATGCAGGTCAGTCTTTTGGATGAAGGGACCTTTGTGCACGATGAGGTGGTTTTTGTCTCCGCGGTGGTCCTGAATGATCTCCAACCTGCCCGATGGCTGTGGGGTTGACAGGTCACCATCAAAGTCAAATTGCTCCTGTGGAAGCAGAGAGGACGGAGCTTCAGGCACTACACCTGGAGGTTTCATCCGGTCTTCAGATTCTTCAGTCTGATCTGAGACCTTTCTGACGTCCCTGGGTGAGCTGTCTCGGTTCTCGTCTTGAGCTACGTGCAGATTGGGTAAGATGACGGAACTGCCAGAGCTGCTGGTGTCCTTTTTGGATGTGCTTTCTGAGGTGTCCTTTCCACCAGTGGGTGGATCCAAACTCTGTCCCGACCCTCGCTCGTCCAGATGCAGATCAGAGGAAGACTCTGAGGACACATGTGGCCATGGTCTCACGTGATGTCCAGCTTTCTCTGTGTCTAAATTCTTAGTAATGGTCTTTCTGATGGCACTGCATGAAAAGTTGACTTGTTGGTTCCGGTCTTGATTTGGTTGTGGACCACACAGGACAGGGTTTCTGGCTTCCTCTTCGAAATGCGAGACATCTTCATCGTAATGGGAGGAGTCAACCTTTGGTGTAAAGCCGTCTTTAGTCACAGAATCATCGGTGAAGGTGTCTCTGGTTGCTCTGGGTGAGAGGTCagcctgttgctgctggtctcCAGTTTGATGTTGATTAGATGAGACAGTAACTGGAGTGATGGGGCTACTGGTTTCTTCTTTGGGCCTGAGGTTTGCGACGTCCTTGTCTGTGGGACGGTCGAAACTCAGCGCCAACCCCACCAGCTCTGACAGAGGGTCTGGAAGCTTTGCCTGATCTTCTTCTGTGGTCCCTGGATCTTTGGAGGTCAGTGAGACATCGCCACACTGGACTTGCTCTGGAGTTTCAGCATGAATCACAGAACTGTTGGTGTTTCCTTTAAACCTGAAGTCTGAGACGTCCTCACTGTCTGAGGACAATTTCTCATCATCACCACGCACCTGAGTCACGTTACCTCCTGCTGTGATGTTTGGTCTTAATgcagtattttctgtttccatggtaacaacCGAACTGTTCTGGATGTACAACAGCAGCTCCGTGTTAACAGGAAGTCGGGGGGGTCTGTGGCTGGTACCTGACCTCTCTCGGTCCTCGTCCTCGTCAGCGGTCACTGTGTGTCCGTGGCCACGGCCCGTCCTGgtttccagcagctgcaggttcaGTGTGGAGACCGAACAGGGGGAGGGTGACGGAGGGAGGACGACGGTGCTGACTCGTGGGAGGAAGGTGGTGCTGGACGAGCTGATTGATGGTTTATCACCTGAGTGAtgagtctcactgctctcacctgtcacctgaacacacctgttcacctgtAAGATTTACAGATAGCTTTAAGGTAGAACATGGACTTCACCTTCAAAAAAACtatttcattaaataaaaatgaagacagGTACAGGTACAGACCAGGTGTGTTGGAGGTGGAGTCAGCTGACCCTGGTTTCCCTCTGTCTGAGGGTCAAAATTCAGGAAGacactgatgctgctgggcTGAGGCTGATCAAACCTTTCAGGTGAGACTCGGTGAGACAGAGTCACTGAgctctctccttcttctgttgctgctgtcagtgtgtgatggcTGGACTCTGAAGGTGGAGGCTGAAGGtgcaacagacagaaacatggaCCATcgttattattttttgattaaaCTTTGTCTCTTCATGTAAAATCTTTTCCTGTTCCACCCTTTCTCccactttactttttctttcccttcttcaCACTTCGTTTctgcctccttctttccttctctcttcctctgtagCAGTTCTCTGACCTTGTCCAATGTGCTGCTGCCTGGTGGTTCTCGTCCTGGTTCTTTCTGTCTATGTCCAAACTGTGGACAAAGGGCTTCTGGAGGACGTGAAAGCTTCAcactgaacagagagagagaggttagctGGATCTGCAGACGTCTGTGTGGTTGAACCAGTGAAGTGTGAAACGTTCTCCTCAGCTGCAGAGTCAGATTCATCCTGAACACGTCGACACATGAAGGAACACGTGTGGAATCATGTAGTTAAcaaagtgttaaaccaaccagaacaTGTTTTATACTTTAGATTCTGCGAAGTCGCCAACTTTCGCTGCGATGAGCTCTGCACACGCATCTGACTCCTGTTCAGCCGCACTGAGCCACAGTCAGGATGCATTCTGGGAGCTCAGGGAGTGTTTACCTGTGCTCTGATTACACATGTGAATTTACCTGTGCAGCGATGTGAATTCAGCTCAGTTTGATTCAGGTAGTGATGAAGCGAAAGGAACTTTGCAGAgtgttacagctgctgtgttcaCCTGTGTCGCCGCTGCAGCAGAGCCCAGCAGGTTCTCACCTCCTCCAGTTTGAGTCTGACTCTGGCTGTCAGCGTTGGATGAAGCTCAGACAGATGATGGGCACACCTGTCCAACACCTGTACACAGGACAtgtcagaggacagaggacagaggtcaCACAGAAAAcctaacaaagaaaaataaagagatgtGAGAGCTGAAGCGTCGATGAGCCGAGAATTAGACGAACTAACATTTAAGACTTCAGACTtcaacagctgcagcttttaGCTGTAGAGTGtcgtcaacaacaacaacaacatgtttgTTGGTGTATGTCAACAGAAAAGTAtgatgtatataaatatatatgtgaagggacattttctgctgttttttattacttttcatCAAGtgcaatattttgtttttatatttttaaacaaaatctgctaaaaactcaaataaaacaaatgatcagCAGCAAAGACAGAAGACGAAAGCGTCTCTGCCTTCCTTCTTTCTATTACTTCTTCAAATGGTTAAGGTGCATATCGCCCTCTGCAGGTCGGTGAAGATTAAACAGTCATCAGCCTGTTTGT is a window of Toxotes jaculatrix isolate fToxJac2 chromosome 4, fToxJac2.pri, whole genome shotgun sequence DNA encoding:
- the LOC121180534 gene encoding uncharacterized protein LOC121180534 isoform X2 codes for the protein MRKVQPFTIGTKLSVHSPTPDLHLCRPSVTSQPASSSSVQAEAELREEDTVMKSTCEPLYVLVLLVLLTSWCSSVCIVCVSVCCSPRQEVNLALEVSLFYQRADAILSDLSRTLSQSENTTQCLSETSRHDDDITADITVLDRCAHHLSELHPTLTARVRLKLEEVRTCWALLQRRHSVKLSRPPEALCPQFGHRQKEPGREPPGSSTLDKPPPSESSHHTLTAATEEGESSVTLSHRVSPERFDQPQPSSISVFLNFDPQTEGNQGQLTPPPTHLVNRCVQVTGESSETHHSGDKPSISSSSTTFLPRVSTVVLPPSPSPCSVSTLNLQLLETRTGRGHGHTVTADEDEDRERSGTSHRPPRLPVNTELLLYIQNSSVVTMETENTALRPNITAGGNVTQVRGDDEKLSSDSEDVSDFRFKGNTNSSVIHAETPEQVQCGDVSLTSKDPGTTEEDQAKLPDPLSELVGLALSFDRPTDKDVANLRPKEETSSPITPVTVSSNQHQTGDQQQQADLSPRATRDTFTDDSVTKDGFTPKVDSSHYDEDVSHFEEEARNPVLCGPQPNQDRNQQVNFSCSAIRKTITKNLDTEKAGHHVRPWPHVSSESSSDLHLDERGSGQSLDPPTGGKDTSESTSKKDTSSSGSSVILPNLHVAQDENRDSSPRDVRKVSDQTEESEDRMKPPGVVPEAPSSLLPQEQFDFDGDLSTPQPSGRLEIIQDHRGDKNHLIVHKGPFIQKTDLHLADPEPAYHQHHCLSVHTKTCDLRGHIYQPVTDHVLVPTQPSGSTSLNPGLRWSGRVVDCLAESCCICSPVSKSRQEAECNENTDPLSPGCWLFDEVDEELEDIWKQTEP
- the LOC121180534 gene encoding uncharacterized protein LOC121180534 isoform X1 — encoded protein: MRKVQPFTIGTKLSVHSPTPDLHLCRPSVTSQPASSSSVQAEAELREEDTVMKSTCEPLYVLVLLVLLTSWCSSVCIVCVSVCCSPRQEVNLALEVSLFYQRADAILSDLSRTLSQSENTTQCLSETSRHDDDITADITVLDRCAHHLSELHPTLTARVRLKLEEVRTCWALLQRRHSVKLSRPPEALCPQFGHRQKEPGREPPGSSTLDKVRELLQRKREGKKEAETKCEEGKEKPPPSESSHHTLTAATEEGESSVTLSHRVSPERFDQPQPSSISVFLNFDPQTEGNQGQLTPPPTHLVNRCVQVTGESSETHHSGDKPSISSSSTTFLPRVSTVVLPPSPSPCSVSTLNLQLLETRTGRGHGHTVTADEDEDRERSGTSHRPPRLPVNTELLLYIQNSSVVTMETENTALRPNITAGGNVTQVRGDDEKLSSDSEDVSDFRFKGNTNSSVIHAETPEQVQCGDVSLTSKDPGTTEEDQAKLPDPLSELVGLALSFDRPTDKDVANLRPKEETSSPITPVTVSSNQHQTGDQQQQADLSPRATRDTFTDDSVTKDGFTPKVDSSHYDEDVSHFEEEARNPVLCGPQPNQDRNQQVNFSCSAIRKTITKNLDTEKAGHHVRPWPHVSSESSSDLHLDERGSGQSLDPPTGGKDTSESTSKKDTSSSGSSVILPNLHVAQDENRDSSPRDVRKVSDQTEESEDRMKPPGVVPEAPSSLLPQEQFDFDGDLSTPQPSGRLEIIQDHRGDKNHLIVHKGPFIQKTDLHLADPEPAYHQHHCLSVHTKTCDLRGHIYQPVTDHVLVPTQPSGSTSLNPGLRWSGRVVDCLAESCCICSPVSKSRQEAECNENTDPLSPGCWLFDEVDEELEDIWKQTEP
- the LOC121180534 gene encoding uncharacterized protein LOC121180534 isoform X3, which codes for MRKVQPFTIGTKLSVHSPTPDLHLCRPSVTSQPASSSSVQAEAELREEDTVMKSTCEPLPRQEVNLALEVSLFYQRADAILSDLSRTLSQSENTTQCLSETSRHDDDITADITVLDRCAHHLSELHPTLTARVRLKLEEVRTCWALLQRRHSVKLSRPPEALCPQFGHRQKEPGREPPGSSTLDKVRELLQRKREGKKEAETKCEEGKEKPPPSESSHHTLTAATEEGESSVTLSHRVSPERFDQPQPSSISVFLNFDPQTEGNQGQLTPPPTHLVNRCVQVTGESSETHHSGDKPSISSSSTTFLPRVSTVVLPPSPSPCSVSTLNLQLLETRTGRGHGHTVTADEDEDRERSGTSHRPPRLPVNTELLLYIQNSSVVTMETENTALRPNITAGGNVTQVRGDDEKLSSDSEDVSDFRFKGNTNSSVIHAETPEQVQCGDVSLTSKDPGTTEEDQAKLPDPLSELVGLALSFDRPTDKDVANLRPKEETSSPITPVTVSSNQHQTGDQQQQADLSPRATRDTFTDDSVTKDGFTPKVDSSHYDEDVSHFEEEARNPVLCGPQPNQDRNQQVNFSCSAIRKTITKNLDTEKAGHHVRPWPHVSSESSSDLHLDERGSGQSLDPPTGGKDTSESTSKKDTSSSGSSVILPNLHVAQDENRDSSPRDVRKVSDQTEESEDRMKPPGVVPEAPSSLLPQEQFDFDGDLSTPQPSGRLEIIQDHRGDKNHLIVHKGPFIQKTDLHLADPEPAYHQHHCLSVHTKTCDLRGHIYQPVTDHVLVPTQPSGSTSLNPGLRWSGRVVDCLAESCCICSPVSKSRQEAECNENTDPLSPGCWLFDEVDEELEDIWKQTEP